In one window of Henckelia pumila isolate YLH828 chromosome 1, ASM3356847v2, whole genome shotgun sequence DNA:
- the LOC140883779 gene encoding uncharacterized protein isoform X1 codes for MGVDYYKILQVDRNAKDDDLKKAYRKLAMKWHPDKNPNNKKDAEAKFKQISEAYDVCFLWHSICKNETFYCLCNSWFRFSWLQVLSDPQRRQVYDQFGEEGLKGQVPPPGAGGFSGDAGGPTTFRFNPRHADDIFSEFFGFSTPFGGATDMGGGSRLPSGFPRHMEEIFASFRNSAGGEGGSGGVPRKAAAIERMLPCSLEDLYKGTSKKMKISRDVVDANGRPCTVEEILTIEIKPGWKKGTKITFPEKGNEQRGVIPSDLVFIIDEKPHNLFKRDGNDLIFTQKISLVEALTGFTVQVTTLDGRNLTIPVNNIVSPAYEEVVKGEGMPIPKEPGKKGNLRIKFNIKFPSRLTSEQKNGIKRLLASS; via the exons ATGGGTGTGGACTACTACAAGATTCTTCAGGTGGACCGCAATGCCAAAGACGATGACCTCAAGAAAGCTTACCGCAAACTCGCCATGAAATGGCATCCCGACAAGAACCCTAACAACAAAAAAGATGCCGAGGCCAAATTCAAGCAAATCTCCGAAGCCTACGATGTGTGTTTTCTGTGGCATTCCATCTGCAAGAATGAGACTTTTTATTGTCTTTGTAATTCTTGGTTTCGTTTTTCGTGGTTGCAGGTATTGAGCGATCCACAGAGGAGGCAAGTTTATGATCAGTTCGGTGAGGAGGGATTGAAGGGACAGGTACCGCCGCCTGGAGCTGGTGGATTTTCAGGGGATGCAGGCGGACCGACCACTTTCCGTTTTAATCCCCGCCATGCAGACGACATTTTTTCAGAGTTTTTTGGGTTTTCTACCCCGTTTGGCGGGGCAACGGATATGGGAGGCGGGTCACGGCTCCCATCAGGTTTTCCCAGGCATATGGAGGAAATATTTGCTTCATTTAGGAATAGTGCCGGTGGGGAAGGGGGCTCTGGTGGTGTGCCGCGCAAGGCTGCTGCTATTGAGAGGATGCTGCCTTGTAGTTTGGAGGATTTATACAAGGGAACCTCCAAAAAGATGAAAATTTCGCGGGATGTTGTGGATGCCAATGG GAGACCCTGTACCGTGGAGGAAATTCTTACTATTGAGATTAAGCCAGGGTGGAAGAAGGGTACAAAGATAACTTTCCCGGAGAAAGGAAACGAGCAACGAGGTGTCATACCCTCTGACCTAGTATTCATCATCGATGAAAAGCCTCACAACTTGTTCAAGAGGGATGGTAATGATTTAATTTTCACCCAGAAGATTTCTTTGGTTGAAGCTCTAACTGGTTTTACCGTTCAAGTGACAACGCTTGACGGGAGGAACCTGACAATACCCGTTAACAACATTGTTAGTCCTGCCTATGAAGAAGTTGTGAAAGGAGAAGGGATGCCAATCCCGAAGGAGCCTGGCAAAAAGGGAAACTTGAGGATCAAATTCAACATCAAGTTCCCAAGCAGACTTACCTCAGAGCAGAAAAATGGCATTAAGCGATTACTTGCGTCCTCGTAA
- the LOC140883779 gene encoding uncharacterized protein isoform X2, with amino-acid sequence MGVDYYKILQVDRNAKDDDLKKAYRKLAMKWHPDKNPNNKKDAEAKFKQISEAYDVLSDPQRRQVYDQFGEEGLKGQVPPPGAGGFSGDAGGPTTFRFNPRHADDIFSEFFGFSTPFGGATDMGGGSRLPSGFPRHMEEIFASFRNSAGGEGGSGGVPRKAAAIERMLPCSLEDLYKGTSKKMKISRDVVDANGRPCTVEEILTIEIKPGWKKGTKITFPEKGNEQRGVIPSDLVFIIDEKPHNLFKRDGNDLIFTQKISLVEALTGFTVQVTTLDGRNLTIPVNNIVSPAYEEVVKGEGMPIPKEPGKKGNLRIKFNIKFPSRLTSEQKNGIKRLLASS; translated from the exons ATGGGTGTGGACTACTACAAGATTCTTCAGGTGGACCGCAATGCCAAAGACGATGACCTCAAGAAAGCTTACCGCAAACTCGCCATGAAATGGCATCCCGACAAGAACCCTAACAACAAAAAAGATGCCGAGGCCAAATTCAAGCAAATCTCCGAAGCCTACGAT GTATTGAGCGATCCACAGAGGAGGCAAGTTTATGATCAGTTCGGTGAGGAGGGATTGAAGGGACAGGTACCGCCGCCTGGAGCTGGTGGATTTTCAGGGGATGCAGGCGGACCGACCACTTTCCGTTTTAATCCCCGCCATGCAGACGACATTTTTTCAGAGTTTTTTGGGTTTTCTACCCCGTTTGGCGGGGCAACGGATATGGGAGGCGGGTCACGGCTCCCATCAGGTTTTCCCAGGCATATGGAGGAAATATTTGCTTCATTTAGGAATAGTGCCGGTGGGGAAGGGGGCTCTGGTGGTGTGCCGCGCAAGGCTGCTGCTATTGAGAGGATGCTGCCTTGTAGTTTGGAGGATTTATACAAGGGAACCTCCAAAAAGATGAAAATTTCGCGGGATGTTGTGGATGCCAATGG GAGACCCTGTACCGTGGAGGAAATTCTTACTATTGAGATTAAGCCAGGGTGGAAGAAGGGTACAAAGATAACTTTCCCGGAGAAAGGAAACGAGCAACGAGGTGTCATACCCTCTGACCTAGTATTCATCATCGATGAAAAGCCTCACAACTTGTTCAAGAGGGATGGTAATGATTTAATTTTCACCCAGAAGATTTCTTTGGTTGAAGCTCTAACTGGTTTTACCGTTCAAGTGACAACGCTTGACGGGAGGAACCTGACAATACCCGTTAACAACATTGTTAGTCCTGCCTATGAAGAAGTTGTGAAAGGAGAAGGGATGCCAATCCCGAAGGAGCCTGGCAAAAAGGGAAACTTGAGGATCAAATTCAACATCAAGTTCCCAAGCAGACTTACCTCAGAGCAGAAAAATGGCATTAAGCGATTACTTGCGTCCTCGTAA
- the LOC140875866 gene encoding histone H4, with the protein MSGRGKGGKGLGKGGAKRHRKVLRDNIQGITKPAIRRLARRGGVKRISGLIYEETRGVLKIFLENVIRDAVTYTEHARRKTVTAMDVVYALKRQGRTLYGFGG; encoded by the coding sequence ATGTCAGGCAGAGGCAAGGGAGGTAAGGGTTTGGGAAAGGGCGGAGCAAAGCGCCACCGCAAGGTTCTGAGGGACAACATCCAGGGTATCACCAAACCAGCTATCCGCCGGTTGGCTCGCCGTGGCGGCGTCAAGCGTATCAGTGGGCTCATCTACGAGGAGACTCGTGGCGTTCTCAAGATCTTCCTCGAGAATGTCATTCGCGACGCTGTTACTTACACCGAGCACGCCCGTCGGAAGACCGTCACGGCTATGGACGTCGTTTACGCCCTCAAGAGGCAAGGACGAACTCTCTACGGCTTTGGCGGCTGA